From Prochlorococcus marinus XMU1419, a single genomic window includes:
- a CDS encoding prohibitin family protein — translation MSTSFKNVTPTGPGGTATLLIVLSFTGFLLLTQSLFVVPSGQVAVVTTLGKVSGPSRRAGLNFKLPFIQSVYPFDIKTQVQPEKFETLTKDLQVIRATATVKYSVKPNEAGRIFATIASRNSDVYQKIVQPSLLKALKSVFSQYELETIATEFAVISEKVGDTVAQELNSFDYVDVKSLDLTGLEIAEEYRAAIEQKQIAGQQLLRAKTEVEIAEQEALRYETLNRSLDDQVLFKLFLDKWDGSTQVVPGLPGSEGGSPPVIVGGRR, via the coding sequence ATGTCAACATCCTTTAAAAATGTCACACCAACAGGTCCTGGTGGCACTGCAACATTATTGATTGTATTGTCTTTTACCGGCTTTCTTTTACTTACCCAATCTCTTTTTGTTGTTCCCTCTGGACAAGTTGCAGTAGTTACAACATTAGGGAAAGTAAGTGGCCCCTCAAGAAGAGCTGGTTTAAACTTTAAACTCCCATTCATTCAGTCTGTATACCCATTTGATATTAAAACTCAAGTTCAACCAGAAAAATTTGAAACTTTAACTAAAGATCTTCAGGTTATTAGGGCTACAGCTACTGTTAAGTATTCAGTGAAACCCAACGAAGCAGGTAGAATTTTTGCAACAATTGCAAGTAGAAATAGCGATGTTTATCAAAAAATTGTTCAACCATCATTACTTAAAGCTTTAAAATCAGTTTTTTCTCAATATGAGCTAGAAACAATAGCAACTGAATTTGCAGTAATATCTGAAAAAGTAGGAGATACGGTAGCACAAGAACTTAATTCATTCGATTATGTAGATGTTAAAAGCTTAGATCTAACGGGATTAGAGATCGCTGAAGAATACAGAGCTGCTATTGAACAAAAGCAAATAGCTGGGCAGCAATTACTTAGAGCAAAAACAGAAGTGGAAATTGCAGAACAAGAAGCGCTTAGGTATGAGACATTAAATAGAAGTCTCGACGATCAAGTGCTTTTCAAATTATTCCTTGATAAATGGGATGGTAGTACACAGGTTGTTCCTGGCCTACCAGGTTCAGAGGGAGGTAGCCCACCGGTAATAGTTGGTGGTAGAAGATAA